A window of Corallococcus macrosporus DSM 14697 contains these coding sequences:
- a CDS encoding deoxyhypusine synthase family protein, giving the protein MSASELPVLEFVLTNYKNFNARATRDALLSYWEHVSSGGRMFWSVAGAMSSAQLGITLAPAIRAGLIHGLSVTGANLEESLFRLVAHSAYKDFPEYRYFTKQDDTKILEQRMRRVTDTSIPEDEAFRAVEKYVVPMWKTATEKGQRRFWHEYFYEVIQMLEPSSYEGDPEACWLLEAARRKLPIVVPGYEDSTFGNIFASYVKTGECNASIVKSGIEYMADFYDRYEELSAGKGVGFFQIGGGIAGDFPICVVPSIKYDLQKPVKPWAYFCQISDSTTSYGSYSGATPNEKITWDKLTETTPMFVIESDATIVAPLMLRALLEAQSKPEAAKALIAKHQR; this is encoded by the coding sequence ATGTCCGCGTCCGAACTTCCCGTCCTCGAGTTCGTCCTCACGAACTACAAGAATTTCAATGCGCGCGCGACGCGCGATGCGCTCCTGTCCTACTGGGAGCATGTTTCGAGCGGCGGCCGGATGTTCTGGAGCGTCGCGGGCGCGATGTCATCGGCGCAGCTCGGCATCACGCTCGCGCCCGCCATCCGGGCCGGGCTGATTCACGGCCTGTCCGTGACGGGCGCCAACCTGGAGGAGTCGCTCTTCCGGCTCGTCGCGCACTCCGCGTACAAGGACTTCCCGGAGTACCGCTACTTCACCAAGCAGGACGACACGAAGATCCTCGAGCAGCGGATGCGCCGGGTCACCGACACGAGCATCCCCGAGGACGAGGCGTTCCGCGCGGTGGAGAAGTACGTCGTCCCGATGTGGAAGACGGCGACGGAGAAGGGCCAGCGCCGCTTCTGGCACGAGTACTTCTACGAGGTCATCCAGATGCTGGAGCCCTCGTCGTACGAGGGTGACCCGGAGGCCTGCTGGCTGCTCGAGGCGGCGCGGCGCAAGCTCCCCATCGTCGTCCCGGGCTACGAGGATTCGACCTTCGGCAACATCTTCGCGTCCTACGTGAAGACGGGCGAGTGCAACGCGAGCATCGTCAAGTCTGGCATTGAGTACATGGCGGACTTCTATGACCGCTACGAGGAGCTCTCCGCGGGCAAGGGCGTGGGCTTCTTCCAGATTGGCGGCGGCATCGCCGGTGACTTCCCCATCTGCGTCGTCCCCTCCATCAAGTACGACCTGCAGAAGCCGGTGAAGCCGTGGGCCTACTTCTGCCAGATCAGCGACTCGACGACCTCCTACGGCTCGTACTCGGGCGCCACGCCCAATGAGAAGATCACCTGGGACAAGCTGACCGAGACGACGCCGATGTTCGTCATCGAGTCGGATGCCACCATCGTGGCTCCGCTGATGCTCCGCGCCCTGCTCGAGGCCCAGAGCAAGCCGGAGGCGGCGAAGGCGCTCATCGCGAAGCACCAGCGCTAG
- a CDS encoding DUF1801 domain-containing protein, translated as MKNQPVTDGESASKVISEKIAELGDWRGETLARMRALIKEAAPDVVEEVKWRGTPVWSQDGGICTGETYKTAVKLTFFKGASLEDPAGLFNSSLDGNVRRAIDIHQGEAVDAKAFKALIRAAVALNTAGGKKSTKRK; from the coding sequence ATGAAGAATCAACCCGTGACGGATGGCGAGTCGGCATCGAAGGTCATCAGCGAGAAGATCGCCGAGCTGGGTGACTGGCGCGGCGAGACGCTCGCGCGGATGCGCGCGCTCATCAAGGAGGCCGCCCCGGACGTCGTGGAAGAGGTGAAGTGGAGAGGCACACCCGTGTGGTCGCAGGACGGGGGCATCTGCACGGGCGAGACATACAAGACGGCCGTGAAGCTGACCTTCTTCAAGGGCGCCTCCCTGGAGGACCCCGCCGGACTCTTCAACTCGAGCCTCGACGGGAACGTGAGGCGCGCCATCGACATCCACCAGGGTGAGGCGGTTGACGCGAAGGCGTTCAAGGCGCTCATCCGCGCGGCCGTCGCGCTCAACACGGCGGGTGGAAAGAAGTCCACGAAGCGCAAGTGA
- a CDS encoding DUF6624 domain-containing protein yields MRRIIVLLAALNLVACAHGGGTPEASAPEAATVAKPKPVATPEAKQAASEANGLSMKGDNAGALPLYRTAWEGGVRGRNLAYNAACAASLLGEREEALVWLERAVEEGFNDAKHLQKDSDLDNVRSLPGYAALEQRVVAAEAEQYVAADPALRDELLKRMEEDQAVRNALAASNFQDEAARAKLREVDARNTTWLKGVIAKQGWPGSALVGPRASFAAWLLVQHADQDVAFQSEVLPMLEQAVARGEGSAKELAYLTDRVLVNTGKPQRYATQLEEVDGKTVPRTLEDPAKVNERRASVGLDSLEEYIAAFERMKAAATQQKP; encoded by the coding sequence ATGCGTCGCATCATCGTCCTGCTTGCCGCGCTGAACCTGGTTGCCTGTGCCCACGGTGGTGGTACCCCGGAGGCCAGCGCGCCGGAGGCCGCCACGGTGGCGAAGCCGAAGCCCGTCGCCACGCCCGAGGCGAAGCAGGCCGCCTCCGAGGCAAACGGGCTGTCCATGAAGGGCGACAACGCGGGCGCGCTTCCCCTCTACCGGACCGCCTGGGAGGGCGGGGTGCGAGGCAGGAACCTGGCCTACAACGCGGCCTGCGCGGCGTCCTTGCTGGGCGAGCGGGAGGAGGCGCTGGTCTGGTTGGAGCGCGCCGTGGAGGAGGGCTTCAATGACGCGAAGCACCTCCAGAAGGACTCCGACCTGGACAACGTCCGGAGCCTGCCCGGTTACGCGGCGCTGGAGCAGCGCGTCGTCGCCGCCGAGGCGGAGCAGTACGTGGCCGCGGACCCCGCGCTGCGCGACGAGCTGCTCAAGCGCATGGAGGAGGACCAGGCGGTGCGCAATGCGCTCGCCGCCTCGAACTTCCAGGATGAGGCCGCCAGGGCGAAGTTGAGGGAGGTCGACGCGCGCAACACCACGTGGCTAAAGGGCGTCATCGCGAAGCAGGGCTGGCCGGGAAGCGCCCTGGTGGGACCGCGCGCTTCCTTCGCCGCGTGGCTGCTGGTGCAGCACGCGGACCAGGATGTGGCCTTCCAGAGCGAGGTCCTCCCGATGTTGGAGCAGGCCGTGGCGCGAGGCGAAGGCTCGGCGAAGGAGCTCGCGTACCTCACCGACCGGGTGCTGGTGAACACGGGCAAGCCGCAGCGCTACGCCACCCAGTTGGAGGAGGTGGATGGCAAGACGGTGCCCAGGACGCTGGAGGACCCCGCGAAGGTGAACGAGCGGCGCGCCTCGGTGGGGCTCGATTCGCTGGAGGAGTACATCGCGGCCTTCGAGCGGATGAAGGCCGCGGCCACCCAGCAGAAGCCCTGA
- a CDS encoding GFA family protein encodes MNPPSQLRCTCGQVQLHVTGAPIISVECCCTSCRTAGATLQALPSAPRILGPHGTTRAELYRKDRVHFLEGTHHLKEHRLSPEAKTRRVVATCCNTPVFLEFERGHWLSLYGCLWPEGTLPRLELRTMVSDLPPGTALPEDVPNSRTQSFSFFVKLLGAWIKMGFRSPKLAFVQGALQR; translated from the coding sequence ATGAACCCGCCCTCTCAGCTCCGCTGCACCTGCGGACAGGTCCAGCTCCACGTGACGGGAGCCCCCATCATCAGCGTCGAGTGCTGCTGCACCAGTTGCCGCACGGCTGGCGCCACGCTGCAAGCCCTGCCCTCCGCGCCTCGAATCCTGGGGCCCCACGGCACCACGCGCGCCGAGCTCTACCGCAAGGACCGCGTCCACTTCCTGGAGGGCACCCACCACCTCAAGGAACATCGCCTCTCGCCCGAGGCGAAGACGCGGCGGGTCGTCGCCACCTGCTGCAACACGCCCGTCTTCCTCGAGTTCGAGCGCGGCCACTGGCTCAGCCTCTACGGCTGTCTCTGGCCCGAGGGAACGCTGCCCCGGCTCGAGCTGCGGACCATGGTGAGCGACCTCCCACCCGGCACGGCGCTCCCCGAGGATGTCCCGAACAGCAGGACGCAATCGTTCTCATTCTTCGTCAAGCTGCTCGGTGCGTGGATCAAGATGGGGTTCCGGAGCCCGAAGCTCGCCTTCGTCCAGGGAGCGCTCCAGCGCTGA
- a CDS encoding TetR/AcrR family transcriptional regulator, with translation MPRPPKHAPERGDARTRLLEAAREVIRTKGFTATSVDELCQRAEVTKGSFFHHFKSKEALGVAAAEHWAETTSAFFAGAPYHAPSDPLERVLAYVAFRKSMMAGDLAEFTCLVGTMAQEVHASSPDIRDACGASILGHAATLEADIDAAMTERRIAGGWTARSLARHTQAVIQGAFVLAKAGNDPALAHESLDHLDRYIRLLFGRPLQEKALP, from the coding sequence ATGCCACGCCCTCCGAAACACGCGCCTGAACGAGGCGATGCCAGGACCCGGCTTCTCGAGGCCGCTCGGGAGGTCATCCGCACCAAGGGCTTCACCGCGACCTCGGTCGACGAACTCTGCCAACGCGCCGAGGTGACGAAGGGCTCGTTCTTCCATCACTTCAAGAGCAAGGAAGCGCTGGGCGTGGCCGCCGCGGAGCACTGGGCGGAGACGACGAGCGCCTTCTTCGCGGGCGCGCCCTACCACGCGCCCAGCGACCCGCTCGAGCGCGTCCTGGCCTACGTGGCCTTCCGCAAATCCATGATGGCGGGGGACCTGGCGGAGTTCACCTGCCTGGTGGGCACGATGGCGCAGGAGGTCCACGCGAGCTCGCCGGACATTCGCGACGCTTGCGGCGCGAGCATCCTGGGACATGCCGCGACGCTCGAGGCGGACATCGACGCCGCCATGACGGAGCGGCGCATCGCCGGTGGGTGGACGGCCCGGAGCCTGGCGCGCCACACCCAGGCGGTGATTCAGGGCGCCTTCGTGCTCGCCAAGGCAGGCAACGACCCCGCCCTGGCGCACGAAAGCCTGGACCACCTCGACCGCTACATCCGCCTCCTCTTCGGCCGTCCCCTTCAGGAGAAAGCACTGCCATGA
- a CDS encoding sterol desaturase family protein → MELPLNPALRINLGKRAGVTAGLLGVLCVCAEFCFLFPHLLVSNDSRAIYVEHLGLVRGILQAAIVATFALGAVSVLTLRSKAHGGIAMLLALVAMLLGGSEAEPLTQQPRAMSAGLDYFALELFVLGLVFIPMERLWGLHPQRIFREGWQTDLKHFFISHVGVQLISFAVMIPVQVFLAWAVRMDFQAHVAAQPVWLQFFEILVVVDLVSYWVHRAFHQVPWMWKFHAIHHSSQQMDWLASSRSHLLDVLVNRFAGFVPVFLLGFSPSAIYGYLVFVSFHAVYIHANVNHRWPYLRWVFATPEFHHWHHTSDEEGIDKNFAVFLSFIDAIFGTAHLPAHWPSRYGTTKFQPPETYLGQLAYPFQRHEETPYG, encoded by the coding sequence ATGGAGCTGCCTTTGAATCCCGCGCTGCGCATCAACCTGGGCAAGCGCGCCGGTGTCACCGCCGGCCTGCTGGGCGTGCTGTGCGTCTGCGCTGAATTCTGCTTCCTGTTCCCCCACCTGCTGGTGTCCAACGACAGCCGGGCCATCTACGTGGAGCACCTGGGTCTGGTCCGGGGCATCCTCCAGGCCGCCATCGTCGCCACCTTCGCCCTGGGCGCCGTCAGCGTCCTCACCCTGCGCTCCAAGGCGCATGGCGGCATCGCCATGCTGCTCGCGCTGGTGGCCATGCTGCTGGGCGGCAGCGAGGCGGAACCCCTCACGCAACAGCCGCGCGCGATGAGCGCGGGCCTGGACTATTTCGCGCTGGAGCTCTTCGTCCTGGGGCTGGTCTTCATTCCCATGGAGCGCCTGTGGGGGCTGCACCCGCAGCGCATCTTCCGCGAGGGCTGGCAGACCGACCTCAAGCACTTCTTCATCAGCCACGTCGGCGTGCAGCTCATCTCCTTCGCGGTGATGATTCCGGTGCAGGTGTTCCTCGCCTGGGCGGTGCGCATGGACTTCCAGGCGCACGTGGCCGCCCAGCCCGTCTGGCTGCAGTTCTTCGAAATCCTCGTGGTGGTGGACCTGGTGAGCTACTGGGTGCACCGCGCCTTCCACCAGGTGCCGTGGATGTGGAAGTTCCACGCCATCCACCACTCCAGTCAGCAGATGGACTGGCTGGCCAGCTCGCGCTCACACCTGCTGGACGTGCTCGTCAACCGGTTCGCGGGATTCGTGCCGGTCTTCCTGCTGGGCTTCAGCCCGTCCGCCATCTACGGCTACCTCGTCTTCGTGTCCTTCCACGCCGTCTACATCCACGCCAACGTGAATCACCGCTGGCCGTATCTCCGTTGGGTGTTCGCGACGCCGGAGTTCCATCATTGGCACCACACGTCGGACGAAGAGGGCATCGACAAGAACTTCGCCGTCTTCCTGTCGTTCATTGATGCGATTTTCGGCACCGCCCACCTGCCGGCGCACTGGCCGTCGCGGTATGGGACGACGAAGTTCCAACCCCCGGAGACCTACCTGGGGCAGCTCGCCTACCCGTTCCAGCGGCACGAAGAGACACCCTACGGCTAG
- the mxcH gene encoding TonB-dependent siderophore myxochelin receptor MxcH — MLLAQPEAVYPPEAVAAGIEGAVKLLLTLDAEGRVSRAEVVEGLGHGLDEAAVRALENARFSPALQDGNPVPCQFEFIHHFVRGPSPEVAPPAEDAAQGTADAPVAEEAAPSPEAAEPPAGFTSVVRGKSTEARALVRGSESVDVVELEKAHERAEDLAEVLTRASAVQVQRTGGLGSRTQLSLGGLSGDQVRVLIDGVPIEYSPYVYGLGSVPVSLIRQLEVFNGVVPVRLATDALGGAIHLRSDLASPETGASLSLQGGSFGSYRGTGRLTWRANAHVFMRAAGFHDRARNDYRITVPVDDPTTGRVSPRALRRNHDAYRGTGGDLEVGFESLPGIDRLVLNAYLGRYDKEVPHDQFMVQPYGAVTSAQESWGLGLRYAVSPHERLKVLAIAGYNARVGELLDVTECLYDWYGTCRATRARAGEIGATPLENTQTRTTLFGRVRLLGSLFDVEDMEVSLGVDDSDRSGENAYLTRLQQEDPLRVPLALTSSFGGVSHRQVLWGGKLENTAFLKGYLQRFASGTRQEAAEVRWAGGFGDTVRFSLTRGLLLKASYERTTRMPRVDELFGDGGLLVESADLVPESSHNANLGVEVLPIVTPVGRFGATAVAGVRDVENLIQLFPGDATQAYENVDHARSYTAHAGLDWASPGDWVGLNGTVTWLNFRNLAQEGQFSRFHGDRIPNMPWLQASATARFQVSRLLSSADALGLEWTTRFVESFYRSWESAGRGGDKERVPTQVLHFAALTYRTRFDRRAFSFSFNLQNLTDAPAYDIVGVQKPGRAFSARATVDL; from the coding sequence GTGCTGCTGGCCCAGCCCGAAGCTGTCTATCCGCCCGAGGCGGTCGCCGCGGGGATTGAAGGCGCGGTGAAGCTCCTGCTGACGCTGGATGCGGAGGGGCGCGTTTCCCGCGCGGAGGTGGTCGAGGGGCTCGGCCACGGGCTCGACGAGGCGGCCGTGCGCGCGCTGGAGAACGCGCGCTTCTCCCCGGCGCTGCAGGACGGCAACCCCGTTCCCTGCCAGTTCGAGTTCATCCACCACTTCGTCCGCGGCCCCTCTCCCGAGGTCGCGCCACCCGCCGAGGACGCCGCCCAGGGCACGGCCGACGCGCCCGTGGCAGAGGAGGCCGCACCGTCCCCCGAGGCGGCGGAGCCTCCCGCCGGTTTCACCTCCGTCGTCCGCGGCAAGTCGACCGAAGCCCGCGCCCTGGTGCGCGGTTCGGAGTCGGTGGACGTCGTCGAGCTGGAGAAGGCCCATGAGCGCGCGGAGGACCTCGCGGAGGTGCTGACGCGTGCCTCGGCCGTGCAGGTCCAGCGGACGGGTGGGCTGGGGAGCCGGACCCAGCTCTCGCTCGGAGGTCTCTCCGGAGACCAGGTGCGAGTCCTCATCGACGGCGTCCCCATCGAGTACTCGCCCTATGTCTACGGACTCGGGAGTGTGCCCGTCTCACTCATCCGGCAGCTCGAGGTCTTCAACGGCGTCGTCCCGGTGCGGCTCGCGACGGACGCGCTGGGCGGCGCCATCCACCTGCGCTCCGACCTCGCGTCGCCAGAGACGGGCGCCTCCCTGTCGCTCCAGGGCGGCTCCTTTGGCAGCTACCGTGGGACGGGCCGGCTGACGTGGCGGGCCAACGCGCATGTCTTCATGCGGGCCGCGGGATTCCACGACCGCGCGCGGAACGACTACCGCATCACCGTCCCCGTGGACGACCCGACGACGGGGCGCGTCTCGCCGCGCGCGCTGCGCCGCAACCATGACGCGTATCGGGGCACCGGGGGCGACCTCGAGGTGGGGTTCGAGTCGCTGCCGGGCATCGACCGGCTCGTGCTCAACGCCTACCTCGGCCGCTACGACAAGGAAGTCCCTCACGACCAGTTCATGGTCCAGCCCTATGGCGCCGTCACCTCCGCCCAGGAGAGCTGGGGGCTCGGGCTTCGCTACGCGGTGTCGCCCCACGAGCGGCTGAAGGTGCTCGCCATCGCCGGGTACAACGCGCGCGTCGGCGAGCTGCTCGACGTCACGGAGTGCCTGTACGACTGGTATGGGACGTGCCGCGCGACGCGGGCGAGGGCCGGAGAGATTGGCGCCACGCCCCTGGAGAACACCCAGACGCGCACGACGTTGTTCGGCCGCGTGCGGCTCCTCGGGTCGCTGTTCGACGTGGAGGACATGGAGGTCTCGCTCGGCGTCGACGACAGCGACCGGAGCGGCGAGAACGCCTACCTCACCCGGCTGCAGCAGGAGGACCCCCTCCGGGTGCCGCTCGCGCTGACGTCGTCCTTCGGCGGCGTCTCCCATCGCCAGGTGCTCTGGGGCGGCAAGCTGGAGAACACCGCGTTCTTGAAGGGCTACCTGCAGCGCTTCGCCTCGGGGACGAGACAGGAGGCCGCGGAGGTCCGGTGGGCCGGCGGCTTCGGTGACACCGTGCGCTTCAGCCTGACGCGGGGGCTGCTCCTCAAGGCGTCCTACGAGCGGACCACGCGGATGCCCCGGGTGGACGAGCTCTTCGGCGACGGCGGGCTGCTCGTGGAGAGCGCGGACCTGGTCCCGGAGTCGAGCCACAACGCCAACCTGGGCGTGGAAGTCCTGCCCATCGTCACGCCCGTGGGCCGCTTCGGGGCCACCGCGGTCGCGGGCGTCCGGGACGTGGAGAACCTCATCCAGCTCTTCCCCGGCGACGCCACGCAGGCCTACGAGAACGTGGACCACGCCCGCTCCTACACGGCGCACGCGGGACTGGACTGGGCCTCACCCGGCGATTGGGTGGGGCTCAACGGCACCGTCACCTGGCTCAACTTCCGCAACCTCGCCCAGGAGGGCCAGTTCTCCCGCTTCCATGGGGACCGCATTCCCAACATGCCCTGGCTCCAGGCCTCGGCGACCGCGCGGTTCCAGGTGAGCAGGCTCTTGAGCTCCGCGGACGCGCTGGGCCTGGAGTGGACGACCCGCTTCGTCGAGTCGTTCTACCGCTCCTGGGAGAGCGCCGGGCGGGGCGGTGACAAGGAGCGCGTGCCGACCCAGGTGCTGCACTTCGCCGCGCTCACCTACCGCACCCGGTTCGACCGGCGCGCCTTCTCCTTCTCCTTCAACCTCCAGAATCTCACCGACGCTCCCGCCTACGACATCGTCGGTGTCCAGAAGCCGGGCCGCGCGTTCTCCGCGCGCGCCACGGTCGACCTCTGA
- a CDS encoding alpha/beta hydrolase: MMRIHWLLAAALLTVSCASGPVPRAEPVTLQDTFQFDLGSAHTGRTHRIYVAVPKGPAPAAGHPVIYLLDGDAHFPTLERLMRALPRLAKGFGVPAATPIIVGLTYAGDAASSAQARGEDYTPPAPDVSNTGDRFSKKQGGADRFLDFVKQEVEPALAARLPLDGSRTALMGHSYGGLLVLHALFTRPTSFNTFVAGSPSIWWNDRYVLTEKKTFVERAAATPVKARVLLTVGGLEQTPRKSAGPRGMFAAQRRMVDNTRELAAELSAMGGDDFQVQYLEFPSDDHYGSWLPLLNRGLLYFTAPALLPGAD, from the coding sequence ATGATGCGCATCCATTGGCTCCTCGCGGCGGCGCTGCTGACCGTCAGTTGCGCCTCGGGACCGGTGCCTCGCGCCGAGCCGGTGACGCTCCAGGACACCTTCCAGTTCGACCTCGGCTCGGCCCACACCGGGAGGACCCACCGGATATACGTGGCGGTCCCCAAGGGCCCCGCGCCCGCCGCCGGTCACCCCGTCATCTATCTGCTGGATGGTGATGCGCACTTTCCCACCCTGGAGCGGCTCATGCGCGCCCTGCCCAGGCTCGCGAAGGGCTTCGGCGTCCCGGCGGCGACGCCCATCATCGTCGGGTTGACCTATGCGGGCGACGCGGCCTCCAGCGCCCAGGCGCGCGGCGAGGACTACACGCCGCCCGCGCCGGATGTGTCGAACACGGGGGACCGGTTCTCGAAGAAGCAGGGTGGGGCGGACCGCTTCCTGGACTTCGTGAAGCAGGAGGTCGAGCCCGCGCTCGCCGCGAGGCTGCCCCTGGATGGCTCGCGCACCGCGCTGATGGGGCACTCCTACGGAGGCCTCCTGGTGCTGCATGCGCTCTTCACGCGGCCCACGTCCTTCAACACCTTCGTGGCGGGGAGCCCATCCATCTGGTGGAACGACCGCTACGTGCTCACCGAGAAGAAGACCTTCGTCGAGCGGGCCGCGGCGACACCGGTGAAGGCGCGGGTGCTGCTCACCGTGGGAGGGCTCGAGCAGACGCCGCGCAAGAGCGCGGGGCCGCGAGGCATGTTCGCCGCCCAGCGGCGGATGGTCGACAATACCCGTGAGCTCGCCGCGGAGCTGTCGGCCATGGGCGGCGACGATTTCCAGGTCCAGTACCTGGAGTTCCCCAGCGACGACCACTACGGCTCGTGGCTGCCCCTGCTGAACCGGGGGCTGCTCTACTTCACCGCGCCCGCGCTGCTTCCGGGCGCGGACTGA
- a CDS encoding ABC transporter permease, with amino-acid sequence MDTVLGGLRQSLRSLGRSPGFTLMCVLMLAVGIGASTALFSVVEGVLLRPLPYPRPERLVELSQRAADGHLMRFSDPNFEDVRTRSRTVSALAQVSGAASVAVTGANEPAFATLAFASRDFFPAFAVQPAQGRLFAEEEQQPGGAPVVVVSHAFWKRSLGAQPLPLANTLTFEGRAYTVVGVMPESFDYPVGTHLWIPRELEAPLPSRTAHNWRVVGRLADGVDLQAARVELTHIARELKARYGRDTNMQDIAVEPVQERLVGHVRPTLYLLSGAAAFLLLVAGANVTNLLLARAATRARELAIHVALGASPGALIRRFILESLLLSLAGGALGAVLAAWGVSALLAAEPGHLPRVGEVGVNATALLFTLGLSVLLALGLGLLTALRAARQSPGAALARAGNTHSGGGSAERTRRALVVGQLALAVVLLVGAALLGRSLMGLLSLDPGYRTEDVAVLSLVLPPAEEAAQGQHNARLQEQLLSRLAALPGVHAVGAVSSFPLEGGPAGYGTFLVLNRPDEVRDLDDFGRLAHDPERTGAAEYRAASEGYFAALGIPLVRGRLFEARDTADAPHVAVISESLAKARWPHEDPLGKLIQFGNMDGDLRPFTIVGVVGDVREQGLDEAPRPMFYGCTRQRPRAASRFHVAVHGPMGSAALVTAARPVLRALAPELPSRLSTVEELLAGSLASRRFSLLLLGAFGAVALLLSVAGLAAVVSYAVAQRTREFGIRFALGATTEDVLGLVLRQAVGLAGLGIVFGVLGAVGLSQVLTGLVYGVSTTDPLVFVVVALLLLAVALLASWLPARRAARVDPMTVLRSEA; translated from the coding sequence ATGGATACCGTTCTGGGTGGGCTGCGTCAGAGCCTGCGCTCGCTGGGCCGCAGCCCCGGCTTCACGTTGATGTGTGTGCTGATGCTGGCGGTGGGCATCGGGGCGAGCACCGCGCTCTTCAGCGTGGTGGAGGGCGTGCTGCTGCGTCCCCTGCCCTATCCGCGCCCCGAGCGCCTCGTGGAGCTCTCCCAGCGCGCCGCGGACGGCCACCTGATGCGGTTCTCGGACCCCAACTTCGAGGATGTGCGGACGCGCTCACGCACCGTCTCGGCGCTGGCCCAGGTGTCCGGAGCGGCGAGCGTCGCCGTCACGGGCGCCAACGAGCCGGCCTTCGCCACGCTGGCCTTCGCCTCGCGCGACTTCTTCCCCGCCTTCGCGGTGCAGCCAGCCCAGGGCCGCCTCTTCGCCGAGGAGGAGCAGCAGCCGGGAGGTGCACCCGTGGTGGTGGTGAGCCACGCCTTCTGGAAGCGCTCTCTGGGCGCGCAGCCCCTGCCCTTGGCGAACACCCTCACCTTCGAGGGGCGCGCCTACACCGTGGTGGGCGTGATGCCCGAATCCTTCGACTACCCGGTGGGCACGCACCTGTGGATTCCGCGAGAGCTGGAGGCCCCCCTGCCCAGCCGCACCGCCCACAACTGGCGGGTGGTGGGGAGGCTGGCGGATGGCGTGGACCTCCAGGCCGCGCGGGTGGAGCTCACGCACATCGCCCGCGAGCTCAAGGCCCGGTACGGCCGGGACACGAACATGCAAGACATCGCCGTGGAGCCCGTGCAGGAGCGCCTGGTGGGCCACGTGCGGCCCACGCTCTACCTGCTGTCGGGCGCCGCGGCCTTCCTGCTGCTGGTGGCGGGCGCCAACGTCACGAACCTGCTGCTCGCCCGCGCGGCCACCCGCGCCCGGGAGCTGGCCATCCACGTGGCCCTGGGGGCGAGCCCCGGCGCGTTGATTCGGCGGTTCATCCTGGAGTCGCTCCTGCTGTCACTCGCGGGAGGCGCGCTGGGGGCCGTGCTCGCCGCCTGGGGGGTGAGCGCGCTGCTCGCGGCCGAGCCCGGCCACCTGCCACGCGTGGGCGAGGTGGGGGTGAACGCCACGGCGCTTCTCTTCACCCTCGGGCTCTCCGTGCTGCTCGCGCTGGGACTCGGGCTGCTGACGGCGCTGCGCGCGGCGCGGCAATCCCCGGGAGCCGCGCTCGCGCGCGCCGGCAACACGCACAGCGGCGGAGGGAGCGCCGAGCGCACGCGCCGGGCCCTCGTCGTGGGCCAGCTCGCGCTCGCCGTGGTCCTCCTGGTGGGCGCGGCGCTGCTCGGGCGGAGCCTGATGGGGCTGCTCTCGCTGGACCCGGGGTATCGCACCGAGGATGTCGCGGTGCTCAGCCTCGTGCTCCCGCCGGCCGAGGAGGCGGCGCAGGGACAGCACAACGCGCGGTTGCAGGAGCAACTCCTCTCGCGGCTGGCGGCGTTGCCCGGCGTGCACGCGGTGGGCGCCGTGAGCAGCTTCCCGCTGGAGGGCGGCCCGGCGGGGTACGGCACCTTCCTCGTGCTCAACCGCCCTGACGAGGTGCGGGACCTCGACGACTTCGGGCGGCTGGCGCACGACCCCGAGCGCACCGGCGCCGCCGAGTACCGGGCGGCGAGCGAGGGCTACTTCGCCGCGCTCGGCATCCCGCTCGTGCGTGGCCGGCTGTTCGAGGCGCGCGACACCGCTGACGCGCCGCACGTGGCCGTCATCAGCGAGTCGCTCGCGAAGGCCCGCTGGCCCCACGAAGACCCGCTGGGCAAGCTCATCCAGTTCGGCAACATGGACGGCGACCTGCGTCCCTTCACCATCGTCGGCGTGGTGGGGGACGTGCGGGAGCAGGGGCTGGATGAGGCCCCCAGGCCCATGTTCTATGGCTGCACCCGGCAGCGTCCGCGCGCCGCCTCTCGCTTCCACGTCGCGGTGCACGGCCCGATGGGCTCCGCGGCCCTGGTCACCGCGGCGCGGCCGGTGCTGCGAGCGCTGGCCCCCGAGCTGCCCTCGCGCCTGTCCACGGTGGAGGAGCTGCTCGCGGGCTCGCTCGCCTCCAGGCGATTCAGTCTCCTGCTGCTGGGCGCCTTCGGCGCGGTGGCGCTGCTGCTCTCGGTGGCGGGGCTCGCGGCCGTCGTGTCCTACGCGGTGGCGCAGCGCACGCGGGAATTCGGCATCCGCTTCGCGCTGGGCGCGACGACGGAGGACGTGCTCGGACTGGTGCTCCGGCAGGCGGTGGGGCTCGCGGGGCTGGGAATCGTGTTCGGCGTGTTGGGGGCGGTGGGGCTCAGCCAGGTGCTCACGGGGCTCGTGTACGGGGTGAGCACCACGGACCCGCTCGTCTTCGTCGTGGTGGCGCTCCTCCTGCTCGCCGTGGCGCTGCTCGCGAGCTGGTTGCCGGCCCGGCGCGCCGCGCGCGTGGACCCGATGACGGTGCTTCGCTCGGAGGCCTGA